One window from the genome of Gemmatimonadaceae bacterium encodes:
- a CDS encoding HEAT repeat domain-containing protein: protein MKCIMLLTCIIAGAAAPVAAQVTPPRPPVPARPETAPRPARAPRAVESLQWRSDEQSQRELELQRAMQDAQLERQGELEERQREIQDRQLERQQELEQRQRELQDSQLDRQREQADRLRERLFDRDLTTPRAMSFDLTDPAPVAPVPPTTAIAPRAWPDASMAPESLDGDFLNRRPPAPWVLSDPADSLYRVAREALNRGDYRRAAQLFNDLTRRYPGSSYAYVSSYYEAFSRYRIGTTDELMAADRVLRSIADRSSTPSANGWRRDDTDVEGLRTRIRGALAMRGNDDAATDVERSARQAGSSCDQEDLMVRVEALNALSQMDAAAALPILRHVLDRREDCLVELRRRAIFMLARRGDAEATSLLISSAKNDPSTTVRAEAVSYLPRMPGDAGLAALEDILRTSDDERIQRAAVRGLMSSESPAARASLRGLLERRDASETLRMQVLEAYSNRSTPDDAAYLRSLYRNSDSERMRMAIIGAVARIGGKDNQDWLTGIVRNTSESSQIRSAALQRLSRSDLPISDIGRLYDAADSRSMREQLISALASRKEPEATDKLIDIARNSTDLEMRRLAINYLSRKNDPRTTKLLMELIEK, encoded by the coding sequence ATGAAGTGCATAATGCTGTTGACCTGTATCATCGCGGGCGCCGCTGCGCCCGTGGCGGCACAGGTGACTCCGCCAAGACCGCCGGTTCCGGCACGTCCGGAAACGGCACCTCGTCCGGCGCGCGCGCCTCGTGCCGTGGAGAGCCTGCAGTGGCGCAGCGACGAGCAGTCCCAGAGGGAGCTGGAACTGCAGCGCGCTATGCAAGACGCGCAACTCGAACGCCAAGGCGAGCTCGAAGAGCGCCAGCGTGAGATTCAGGATCGTCAGCTCGAGCGTCAACAGGAGTTGGAGCAGCGCCAACGCGAGCTGCAGGATTCCCAGCTCGATCGCCAGCGCGAGCAGGCGGATCGGTTGCGCGAGCGCCTGTTCGATCGCGACCTAACGACTCCACGCGCGATGTCGTTCGACCTCACGGATCCTGCGCCAGTCGCGCCAGTTCCGCCCACGACCGCGATCGCGCCGCGCGCCTGGCCGGACGCGTCGATGGCGCCGGAATCGCTCGACGGTGACTTCCTCAATCGACGCCCGCCTGCGCCGTGGGTCTTGAGTGACCCGGCCGACTCGCTATATCGGGTTGCTCGTGAGGCTCTCAATCGCGGTGATTATCGTCGTGCCGCTCAGCTCTTCAATGATCTCACTCGGCGTTATCCAGGTTCCTCGTACGCGTACGTGAGCTCGTACTACGAAGCCTTCTCGCGCTACCGAATCGGCACGACCGATGAGCTGATGGCCGCCGACCGAGTCCTGCGGAGTATCGCCGACCGTTCGTCGACACCTTCGGCGAACGGTTGGCGACGCGACGACACGGACGTGGAGGGACTCCGCACCCGGATTCGCGGTGCGCTCGCGATGCGCGGCAACGACGACGCCGCCACTGACGTCGAGCGGAGCGCTCGTCAGGCAGGATCCTCCTGCGACCAGGAAGATCTCATGGTCCGCGTCGAGGCGCTGAACGCGCTGAGCCAGATGGATGCTGCCGCTGCGCTGCCGATTCTCAGACACGTCCTCGATCGACGGGAAGACTGCCTCGTCGAGCTCCGACGCCGGGCGATCTTCATGCTCGCTCGACGCGGGGACGCTGAAGCGACGTCGCTCCTCATCTCGTCGGCCAAGAACGATCCCAGCACCACCGTGCGCGCGGAAGCAGTATCGTATCTGCCGCGGATGCCTGGCGATGCAGGACTTGCGGCGCTCGAGGACATCCTTCGCACATCCGACGACGAGCGCATTCAGCGCGCCGCCGTACGCGGCCTCATGTCGTCGGAGAGTCCAGCTGCTCGAGCGAGCCTCCGCGGTTTGCTGGAACGTCGAGACGCGTCCGAGACGCTCCGCATGCAAGTGCTCGAGGCGTACTCGAACCGCAGCACACCAGACGACGCAGCCTACCTCCGCTCACTCTATAGGAACAGTGACAGCGAGCGAATGAGGATGGCGATCATCGGAGCCGTTGCGCGCATCGGTGGCAAGGACAACCAGGACTGGCTCACCGGAATCGTGCGCAACACGAGTGAATCGTCGCAGATCCGATCCGCTGCCTTACAGCGCCTGAGCCGGTCGGACCTCCCGATCAGCGACATCGGCCGACTCTACGACGCCGCGGACTCTCGATCGATGCGCGAGCAGCTCATCTCGGCGCTCGCGTCGCGAAAGGAACCCGAGGCGACCGACAAGCTGATCGATATCGCACGCAACAGCACCGACCTCGAGATGCGGCGGTTGGCGATCAACTATCTCTCGCGCAAGAACGATCCGCGGACCACGAAACTGCTCATGGAGTTGATTGAA